A genomic region of Microbacterium schleiferi contains the following coding sequences:
- a CDS encoding methionine synthase, producing MTLLPTSTAGSLPKPSWLAQPETLWSPWKLDDDILAEGKRDALRLALADQQHAGIDIVSDGEQSRQHFVTTFIEHLEGVDFERRETVRIRDRYDASVPTVVGPVARKAPVFVQDAAFVRAHTDRPVKWALPGPMTMIDTLYDAHYGSREELAWEFAGILNQEAKELAAAGVDIVQFDEPAFNVFFDDVNDWGIAALERAAEGLTCETAVHVCYGYGIKANTDWKASLGSEWRQYERIFPRIRESSIDIVSLECHHSHVPMDLIELIRDKKVMVGAIDVASTTVETPDEVADTLRRALQFVDAENLYPSTNCGMAPLPRDVARGKLAALSAGAAIVRSELAG from the coding sequence ATGACGCTCCTGCCCACCTCCACCGCCGGCAGCCTGCCCAAGCCGTCATGGCTCGCTCAGCCCGAGACGCTCTGGTCGCCCTGGAAGCTGGATGACGACATCCTCGCCGAAGGCAAGCGGGATGCCCTGCGCCTGGCATTAGCCGACCAGCAGCACGCGGGGATCGATATCGTCAGCGACGGCGAACAGAGCCGTCAGCACTTCGTGACGACCTTCATCGAGCACCTTGAGGGCGTGGACTTCGAGCGCCGCGAGACGGTGCGCATCCGCGACCGGTACGACGCGTCAGTTCCGACGGTCGTCGGCCCCGTGGCGCGCAAGGCGCCGGTGTTCGTTCAGGATGCCGCCTTCGTGCGTGCCCACACGGACCGCCCCGTGAAGTGGGCGCTTCCCGGCCCGATGACCATGATCGACACACTCTACGACGCCCACTACGGCAGCCGCGAAGAGCTCGCGTGGGAGTTCGCAGGCATCCTGAACCAGGAAGCGAAAGAACTCGCCGCGGCCGGGGTCGACATCGTCCAGTTCGACGAGCCAGCCTTCAATGTCTTCTTCGACGACGTGAACGACTGGGGCATCGCCGCGCTCGAGCGAGCGGCGGAGGGGCTGACCTGCGAGACCGCGGTGCACGTCTGCTACGGCTATGGCATCAAGGCCAACACTGATTGGAAGGCCTCGCTCGGGTCGGAGTGGCGTCAGTACGAGCGGATCTTCCCCCGCATCCGCGAGTCGAGTATCGACATCGTCTCGCTGGAGTGCCACCACTCCCACGTGCCCATGGACCTCATTGAACTCATCCGCGACAAGAAGGTCATGGTCGGGGCGATCGATGTCGCCAGCACGACAGTGGAGACTCCGGACGAGGTTGCCGACACGCTGCGGCGAGCGCTGCAGTTCGTGGATGCCGAGAACCTCTACCCGTCGACGAACTGCGGCATGGCACCGCTGCCTCGTGACGTGGCACGCGGAAAGCTCGCCGCGCTCAGCGCCGGCGCCGCGATCGTGCGATCCGAGCTGGCCGGCTGA
- a CDS encoding DUF1852 domain-containing protein — MRLTSPPVPVFTLDRVRFDEDYRPLDNTRITTNFANLARGENRQENLRNAIRMINNRFNELADGDNESADRYSVDLDIVSVSIDLDEDGDGERFPIIEVLETTIVDHHSGTRLPGIVGNNFSSYVRDYDFSVVLPAHNAGGSGFSVPEDFGVLHGNLFRSFVASDAYTRHFAKAPVICLSVSSTKTYHRTATRHPVLGVEYRQDEYSLTDDYFAKMGMQVRYFMPPRSSAPLAFYHVGDLLADYSDLELIATISTMETFQKIYRPEIYNANSAAPARFQPSLTQPDYSLTRIEYDREERSRLAVEQGRFAQEHFIEPHRETLELWSAQFSARELEGVQA; from the coding sequence ATGCGTCTGACGTCTCCGCCCGTCCCTGTCTTCACTCTCGACCGCGTCCGATTCGACGAGGACTACCGTCCCCTCGACAACACGCGCATCACCACCAACTTCGCGAACCTCGCGCGAGGAGAGAACCGCCAGGAGAACCTCCGCAACGCGATCCGGATGATCAACAACCGGTTCAACGAACTCGCCGATGGCGACAACGAATCGGCTGACCGCTACTCGGTCGACCTCGACATCGTCTCGGTGTCGATCGATCTCGATGAGGACGGCGACGGCGAGCGCTTCCCGATCATCGAAGTCCTCGAGACGACGATCGTCGATCACCACTCGGGCACCCGTCTCCCGGGCATCGTGGGCAACAACTTCTCGTCATACGTGCGGGACTACGACTTCAGCGTCGTGCTCCCCGCCCATAACGCGGGCGGATCCGGGTTCAGCGTCCCCGAGGACTTCGGGGTACTGCACGGCAATCTGTTCCGCAGCTTCGTCGCCTCGGATGCCTACACACGGCACTTCGCGAAGGCTCCCGTCATCTGCCTCAGCGTCTCGAGCACCAAGACCTACCACCGCACCGCCACGCGGCATCCGGTTCTCGGGGTCGAGTACCGCCAGGACGAGTACTCGCTGACCGATGACTACTTCGCGAAGATGGGGATGCAGGTGCGGTACTTCATGCCGCCGCGCAGCTCCGCACCGCTCGCGTTCTACCACGTTGGGGATCTGCTCGCCGACTACTCGGACCTCGAACTGATCGCGACGATCAGCACGATGGAGACGTTCCAGAAGATCTACCGACCAGAGATCTACAACGCCAACTCTGCCGCTCCGGCGCGGTTCCAGCCGAGCCTGACCCAGCCCGACTACTCGCTCACGCGCATCGAGTACGACCGCGAGGAGCGCAGCCGCCTCGCCGTCGAGCAGGGCCGGTTCGCGCAGGAGCACTTCATCGAGCCGCACCGGGAGACGCTCGAGTTGTGGTCGGCGCAGTTCTCTGCCCGCGAGTTGGAGGGGGTTCAGGCATGA
- a CDS encoding rhamnulokinase encodes MSEESRAARERTASGTVAAIDLGATSGRVMLGQIGPDVLELEAVARFPNGPVRLASGLHWDLTRLYAEALAGLASAAREAPDLASIGIDSWAVDYVLLRGDRMLGEPFHYRDERTAAGIEAVHARHPFADLYRRNGLQFLPFNTLYQLAAERQGGMLEVADHALLIPDALAFQLTGVRVSELTNASTTGLVRIADGQWDAQLCDDLGIPSSLLPPLVDPGERIGSLRPDLAADLGTSAEVVAVGSHDTASAVVAVPMTDPTSAAYISCGTWGLVGVELEHPVISDAAREANFTNERGVDGRIRFLHNVMGLWLLSESVRQWERETDEAIDLPTLLGNAAEVAAPAEVFDAGDARFLTPGDLPGRIADWYRERGMAPPITRAAITRAIVESLAEAFASTVRTASELSGQPVRTIHLVGGGALNRLLCQRTADRAGVPVLAGPVEATALGNVLVQARAVGLVAGALEDLRYRVVRTHQPRQYDPAPSSRIR; translated from the coding sequence ATGAGCGAGGAGTCCCGCGCTGCGCGAGAGCGCACCGCATCGGGAACCGTTGCGGCGATTGACCTGGGCGCGACGAGCGGGCGGGTCATGCTCGGCCAGATCGGCCCCGATGTCCTCGAACTCGAGGCCGTTGCACGGTTCCCGAACGGGCCGGTGCGGCTGGCCTCCGGGTTGCACTGGGATCTCACGCGGCTCTACGCCGAGGCTCTGGCGGGCCTCGCGAGCGCCGCCCGCGAGGCCCCCGATCTCGCGAGCATCGGGATCGATTCCTGGGCCGTCGACTACGTGCTGCTGCGCGGCGACCGGATGCTGGGCGAGCCGTTCCACTACCGGGATGAGCGAACTGCGGCGGGCATCGAGGCGGTGCACGCGCGGCATCCATTCGCCGACCTCTACCGCCGCAACGGCCTGCAGTTCCTGCCGTTCAACACCCTGTACCAACTAGCGGCAGAGCGGCAGGGCGGGATGCTGGAGGTCGCCGATCACGCGCTGCTGATCCCCGATGCGCTGGCCTTCCAGTTGACCGGCGTGCGGGTGTCGGAGTTGACCAACGCCTCGACGACAGGCCTCGTGCGCATCGCGGATGGACAGTGGGATGCGCAGTTGTGCGACGACCTCGGCATCCCGAGCTCGCTGCTGCCACCGCTCGTCGATCCCGGCGAACGCATCGGTTCGCTGCGTCCGGATCTGGCCGCAGACCTCGGCACCAGCGCCGAGGTGGTCGCGGTCGGGTCGCACGACACGGCGTCTGCGGTCGTCGCGGTTCCGATGACCGATCCGACGAGCGCGGCCTACATCTCGTGCGGCACGTGGGGGCTCGTGGGTGTCGAGCTCGAGCATCCGGTGATCTCGGATGCCGCGCGCGAGGCGAACTTCACCAACGAGCGCGGCGTCGATGGGCGCATCCGGTTCCTCCACAACGTCATGGGGCTCTGGCTGCTGAGCGAGTCCGTGCGGCAGTGGGAGAGGGAGACGGACGAAGCCATCGACCTGCCGACGCTCCTGGGAAACGCCGCCGAGGTTGCCGCTCCGGCAGAGGTCTTCGACGCCGGCGACGCCCGGTTCCTCACCCCCGGTGATCTTCCGGGACGCATCGCGGACTGGTACCGCGAGCGCGGGATGGCACCGCCCATCACGCGTGCGGCTATCACGCGGGCGATCGTGGAGAGCCTCGCGGAGGCCTTCGCGAGCACCGTACGCACGGCATCCGAGCTCTCCGGACAGCCGGTGCGCACGATCCACCTCGTGGGCGGCGGCGCGCTGAACCGGCTCCTGTGCCAACGCACCGCCGACCGGGCAGGGGTCCCGGTCCTCGCCGGACCCGTCGAGGCGACGGCGCTCGGGAACGTCCTGGTGCAGGCGAGGGCCGTCGGGCTCGTCGCCGGCGCACTCGAAGATCTGCGATACCGTGTGGTCAGGACACATCAGCCGCGGCAATACGACCCGGCTCCCTCGAGCCGCATCCGATGA